The following proteins are encoded in a genomic region of Brachypodium distachyon strain Bd21 chromosome 1, Brachypodium_distachyon_v3.0, whole genome shotgun sequence:
- the LOC100827647 gene encoding probable 2-oxoglutarate-dependent dioxygenase At5g05600, translating into MGGLSMDQAFVQAPEHRPKAVLAEAAGVPLIDLSPLAAADDDAAGLEALAAEVGKASKDWGFFVVVRHGVPEEKVARALEAQRAFFALPADRKAALRRDEGAPLGYYESEHTKNVRDWKEVFDLVPREPPPPAAVADGELVFQNKWPEDDLPGFRAAFEEYAEAMEELAFKLLELIARSLGLRPDRMHGFFGDDQTTFIRLNHYPPCPSPDLALGVGRHKDAGALTILYQDDVGGLDVKRRSDGEWVRVKPVQDSFIVNVGDIIQVWSNDRYESAEHRVSVNSDKERFSMPYFFNPGSSAMVEPLEELVSDESPARYRAYNWGNFFSTRKNSNFRKLDVENVQIAHFRKDLPVA; encoded by the exons ATGGGTGGGCTCTCCATGGACCAGGCCTTCGTGCAGGCCCCCGAGCACCGTCCCAAGGCGGTCCTcgcggaggcggccggcgtcCCGCTCATCGACCTCTCCCCTCTCGCagcggccgacgacgatgccgcCGGCCTGGAGGCCCTCGCGGCCGAGGTGGGTAAGGCGAGTAAGGACTGGGGCTTCTTCGTGGTGGTGCGCCACGGGGTGCCGGAAGAGAAGGTTGCGCGCGCGCTGGAGGCCCAGAGGGCGTTCTTCGCCCTGCCGGCGGACCGCAAGGCGGCCCTGCGGAGGGACGAGGGCGCGCCTCTGGGCTACTACGAGTCGGAGCACACCAAGAACGTCAGGGACTGGAAGGAGGTCTTCGACCTTGTCCCGCGCgagcccccgccgcccgctgcgGTTGCCGACGGCGAGCTCGTGTTCCAGAACAAATGGCCCGAGGACGATCTTCCGGGCTTCAG AGCGGCATTTGAGGAGTACGCGGAAGCGATGGAGGAGCTGGCGTTCAAGCTGCTGGAGCTGATCGCGCGGAGCCTGGGGCTGAGGCCCGACCGGATGCACGGCTTCTTCGGAGACGACCAGACCACCTTCATCCGGCTGAACCACTACCCTCCTTGCCCGAGCCCCGACCTGGCCCTGGGCGTGGGCCGCCACAAGGACGCGGGCGCGCTCACAATCCTCTACCAGGACGACGTCGGCGGGCTCGACGTGAAGAGGCGCTCCGACGGCGAGTGGGTGCGTGTCAAGCCCGTCCAGGACTCCTTCATCGTCAACGTGGGGGACATCATCCAGGTCTGGAGCAACGACAGGTACGAGAGCGCCGAGCACCGGGTGTCGGTTAATTCGGACAAGGAGAGGTTCTCCATGCCTTACTTCTTCAATCCGGGCAGCAGCGCCATGGTGGAGCCGTTGGAGGAGCTGGTCAGCGATGAGAGCCCGGCCAGGTACCGCGCCTACAATTGGGGGAACTTCTTCAGTACCAGAAAGAACAGCAACTTCAGGAAGCTCGACGTGGAGAACGTCCAGATCGCGCATTTCAGGAAGGACCTGCCCGTCGCCTAG
- the LOC100827960 gene encoding probable N-acetyl-gamma-glutamyl-phosphate reductase, chloroplastic, whose protein sequence is MASTALGGAVPAGTRLAPKNGVPGSSFKPCSSLNVKTSTKVGCSSLRVRASIASSPQKNYSSKTVTVKSGEEVRIAVLGASGYTGAEIVRLLANHPQFHIKVMTADRKAGEQFGSVFPHLITQELPNLVAIKDADFSDVDAVFCCLPHGTTQEIIKDLPQQLKIVDLSADFRLHDINEYAEWYGHSHRAPELQEEAVYGLTEVLRDEIRNARLVANPGCYPTSIQLPLVPLIKAKLIKLSNIIIDAKSGVTGAGRGAKEANLYTEIAEGIHAYGIKGHRHVPEIEQGLSDAADSKVTISFTPNLICMKRGMQSTMFVEMAPGVTASDLYQHLKSTYEVEEFVKLLNGSNVPHTRHVVGSNYCFMNVFEDRIPGRAIIISVIDNLVKGASGQAVQNLNLMMGLPENMGLQYQPLFP, encoded by the exons ATGGCGTCGACGGCGCTCGGTGGTGCGGTTCCCGCGGGCACTCGGTTGGCCCCCAAG AATGGAGTCCCTGGATCCAGTTTCAAGCCATGCAGTAGTCTCAATGTCAAAACATCGACTAAG GTTGGATGCTCATCACTCCGTGTGAGGGCATCCATTGCTTCTTCACCACAAAAAAACTACTCTTCTAAGACAGTAACAGTTAAATCAGGGGAGGAGGTGCGCATCGCAGTACTAGGGGCCAGCGGTTATACTGGAGCGGAG ATTGTCCGTCTTCTAGCGAACCACCCTCAATTTCATATCAAAGTGATGACCGCAGATAGAAAAGCTGGTGAACAGTTTGGATCTGTATTTCCTCACTTGATAACACAA GAATTGCCAAATCTGGTTGCTATTAAAGATGCAGACTTTTCAGATGTTGATGCTGTTTTCTGTTGCTTGCCACATGGAACAACACAG GAAATTATTAAAGATTTACCCCAGCAACTGAAGATTGTTGATCTCTCTGCG GATTTTCGATTGCATGACATCAATGAGTACGCTGAGTGGTATGGCCATTCTCATAGGGCACCGGAACTTCAG GAAGAGGCTGTGTACGGTCTGACAGAAGTTCTTCGAGATGAAATAAGAAATGCACGGCTTGTTGCAAATCCAGGATGTTACCCCACGTCTATTCAGCTTCCTCTTGTTCCTCTAATAAAG GCAAAACTGATCAAACTGAGCAACATTATAATTGATGCAAAATCTGGGGTTACTGGGGCAG GGCGTGGCGCTAAGGAAGCAAATCTGTACACTGAGATAGCTGAAGGTATCCATGCTTATGGGATAAAAGGCCACCGTCATG TTCCCGAGATTGAACAAGGGCTTTCAGATGCTGCTGATTCTAAAGTTACTATCAGCTTTACTCCAAATCTTATCTGCATG AAACGTGGGATGCAATCAACTATGTTTGTTGAAATGGCACCTGGAGTGACTGCCAGTGATTTGTACCAGCATCTCAAGTCTACTTATGAG GTTGAAGAATTTGTCAAGCTGTTAAATGGCAGCAACGTTCCTCACACACGCCATGTTGTTGGATCAAACTACTGCTTCATGAATGTCTTTGAGGACAGAATCCCTGGAAGGGCTATTATCATCTCGGTT ATAGACAATCTTGTGAAGGGAGCATCTGGCCAGGCCGTGCAGAACCTCAATCTGATGATGGGATTGCCTGAGAACATGGGCCTGCAATATCAGCCCCTATTCCCTTGA